One segment of uncultured Propionivibrio sp. DNA contains the following:
- a CDS encoding cobalamin biosynthesis protein gives MKIALGLGCDRDTPITTVRAAVTAALAVCRERWEDVVAVGSIDLKADEPALLELAADRGWSIRFYRADELAAVDVPNPSETVRKHTGTPSVSEAAALLAAGTDKTQLLIEKLRHRGPDRRNATVSIARIPE, from the coding sequence ATGAAAATCGCCCTCGGCCTCGGCTGCGACCGCGACACCCCGATCACCACGGTGCGCGCTGCCGTCACCGCCGCGCTCGCCGTCTGCCGTGAACGCTGGGAAGACGTTGTCGCCGTCGGCAGCATCGACCTCAAGGCCGACGAACCGGCGCTGCTCGAACTTGCCGCCGACCGCGGCTGGTCGATCCGTTTCTATCGCGCCGACGAACTCGCCGCCGTCGATGTTCCCAACCCGTCGGAAACCGTGCGCAAGCACACCGGCACGCCCTCGGTCTCCGAGGCGGCCGCGCTGCTCGCCGCCGGCACCGACAAGACGCAGCTCCTGATCGAAAAACTTCGCCACCGCGGCCCCGACCGCCGCAATGCCACCGTCTCTATCGCAAGGATCCCGGAATGA
- the cobJ gene encoding precorrin-3B C(17)-methyltransferase has translation MTENTTPTPRGKIMLVGLGPGSHDYLTARARAAIGEADTVIGYATYIRLVKDLLEGKEIVKKAMAEELDRAIEAYDRAKRGKKVALVSSGDAGVYGMAGPTFEVLFQAGWTPDSDIEVEIIPGASAINTCASLVGAPLTHDFCAISLSDLLTPWPTIARRLNAVAYADFVVALYNPKSGRRTRQIEEAQRIFLQFRDPKTPVAIVKSAFRPKQRIEFTTLDKLTEADIGMLTTVLIGNSNTYVKHGLMITPRGYANKYDVEVGNRAAREGEKAGVSLSTGLNGWLAAIHGSDKTPAELALEYRLPEVYIRSVLEHPPVDLADADDGGEE, from the coding sequence ATGACCGAAAACACCACCCCCACCCCCCGCGGAAAAATCATGCTCGTCGGCCTCGGCCCGGGCAGCCACGACTACCTGACCGCCCGCGCCCGCGCGGCGATCGGCGAGGCCGACACGGTCATCGGTTATGCCACCTACATCCGCCTGGTCAAGGACCTGCTCGAGGGCAAGGAGATCGTCAAGAAGGCGATGGCCGAAGAACTCGACCGCGCCATCGAAGCCTACGACCGCGCCAAGCGCGGCAAGAAGGTCGCGCTCGTCTCCTCGGGCGACGCCGGCGTCTACGGCATGGCCGGCCCGACTTTTGAAGTCCTCTTCCAGGCCGGCTGGACGCCCGATTCCGACATCGAAGTCGAAATCATTCCCGGCGCCTCGGCGATCAACACCTGCGCCTCGCTCGTCGGCGCGCCGCTGACGCACGACTTCTGCGCCATCTCGCTCTCCGACCTGCTGACGCCGTGGCCGACCATCGCCCGCCGTCTCAACGCCGTCGCCTACGCCGACTTCGTCGTCGCGCTCTACAACCCGAAGAGCGGCCGCCGCACGCGCCAGATCGAGGAAGCGCAACGCATCTTCCTGCAATTCCGCGACCCGAAGACGCCGGTGGCGATCGTCAAGTCGGCGTTCCGTCCGAAGCAGCGCATCGAATTCACCACGCTCGACAAGCTCACCGAAGCCGACATCGGCATGCTGACGACGGTGCTGATCGGCAACTCCAACACCTACGTCAAGCACGGCCTGATGATCACGCCGCGCGGCTACGCCAACAAATATGACGTCGAAGTCGGCAACCGCGCCGCGCGCGAAGGCGAAAAAGCCGGCGTGTCGCTGTCGACCGGCCTCAACGGCTGGCTCGCGGCGATCCACGGCAGCGACAAGACGCCGGCCGAACTGGCGCTTGAATACCGGTTGCCGGAAGTCTATATCCGCTCGGTGCTCGAACATCCGCCGGTCGATCTCGCCGACGCCGACGACGGCGGCGAAGAGTAA
- the cobO gene encoding cob(I)yrinic acid a,c-diamide adenosyltransferase, with amino-acid sequence MSDDAKDARHQDRMLRKKAVIDQKIADAKTRRGVLLVNTGIGKGKSSAAFGVLARALGNGLSAAVVQFVKNRSGTGEEAFFRRASDIRWHVMGEGFTWETQDRERDAAAARKAWDQARVYLADASIDLVVLDELTYAFKYGWLDLDAALADLAARPPMQHVIVTGRAAPQALIDAADTVTDMDLVKHAFKAGVAAMPGMEF; translated from the coding sequence ATGAGTGACGACGCCAAGGACGCGCGGCACCAGGACCGCATGCTGCGCAAGAAGGCGGTGATCGACCAGAAGATCGCCGACGCCAAAACGCGCCGCGGCGTGCTGCTGGTCAACACCGGCATCGGCAAGGGGAAATCCTCGGCCGCTTTCGGCGTGCTGGCGCGCGCGCTCGGCAACGGCCTCAGCGCTGCCGTCGTCCAGTTCGTCAAGAACCGGTCGGGCACCGGCGAAGAAGCCTTTTTCCGGCGCGCGTCCGACATCCGCTGGCACGTCATGGGCGAAGGCTTCACCTGGGAGACGCAGGACCGCGAGCGCGACGCCGCCGCCGCGCGCAAGGCCTGGGACCAGGCCCGCGTCTATCTCGCCGACGCCAGCATCGACCTCGTCGTCCTCGACGAACTCACCTACGCCTTCAAATACGGCTGGCTCGACCTCGACGCCGCACTCGCCGACCTCGCCGCGCGTCCGCCGATGCAGCACGTCATCGTCACCGGCCGCGCCGCACCGCAGGCGCTGATCGACGCCGCCGACACGGTCACCGACATGGACCTCGTCAAGCACGCCTTCAAGGCCGGCGTCGCCGCCATGCCGGGGATGGAGTTCTGA
- a CDS encoding cobyrinate a,c-diamide synthase, with amino-acid sequence MTERSCPALLFAAPASGSGKTSLVAALARLHTRQGRRVKVFKCGPDFLDPQIHAMASGQPCDNFDLWICGEDDIRARLAQAAQDNDLILVEGVMGLFDGTPSSADIAERFGLPVLAVIDARAMAQTFGAVAFGLARFRPAVPFHGVLANRVGSAHHAGLLRAALPDGIHWCGALPRQDAASLPSRHLGLLPAAEIDDLTARIDLLADTLTDTPLAELPPPVSFAVPDQMPLPALLQGRRIAIARDAAYCFIYPANLELLTALGAELTFFSPLAGDALPDCDAAWLPGGYPELHAPALAARTDLAAQLRAHVNAGKPLLAECGGMMSVFERLVDLDGQSHAMFGLLAGHTVMGKRLAALGSQEVALPEGTLRGHAFHHSRCDSPLPPLAQAQKTDGRVGEPVWRAQRLTASYFHFYFPSNPAATAAMFLP; translated from the coding sequence ATGACCGAACGCAGCTGTCCCGCCCTGCTCTTCGCCGCCCCCGCCTCGGGCAGCGGCAAGACCAGCCTGGTTGCGGCGCTGGCGCGCCTGCACACGCGGCAGGGACGCCGGGTCAAAGTCTTCAAATGCGGACCGGACTTCCTCGATCCGCAGATTCACGCCATGGCCAGTGGCCAGCCCTGCGACAACTTCGACCTCTGGATCTGCGGCGAAGATGACATTCGCGCCCGCCTCGCCCAAGCCGCGCAGGACAACGACCTGATCCTCGTCGAAGGCGTCATGGGCCTCTTCGACGGCACGCCGAGCAGCGCCGACATCGCCGAGCGCTTCGGCCTGCCGGTGCTGGCGGTGATCGACGCGCGCGCCATGGCGCAGACCTTCGGCGCGGTCGCCTTCGGCCTCGCCCGGTTCCGCCCCGCCGTCCCTTTCCACGGCGTCCTCGCCAACCGCGTCGGCAGCGCGCACCACGCCGGACTGCTGCGCGCCGCGCTGCCCGACGGCATCCATTGGTGCGGCGCCTTGCCGCGTCAGGACGCCGCCTCGTTGCCGAGCCGTCACCTCGGCCTACTGCCGGCCGCCGAAATCGACGACCTGACGGCGCGCATCGACCTGCTCGCCGACACCCTTACCGACACGCCGCTGGCCGAACTGCCGCCACCGGTGTCCTTTGCCGTCCCCGACCAGATGCCGTTGCCGGCGCTGCTGCAAGGACGACGGATCGCCATCGCCCGCGACGCCGCCTACTGTTTCATCTACCCGGCCAACCTCGAACTGCTCACGGCGCTCGGCGCCGAACTCACCTTCTTCTCGCCGCTGGCCGGCGACGCCCTGCCCGACTGCGACGCGGCCTGGCTGCCCGGCGGCTATCCGGAACTGCACGCGCCGGCACTGGCCGCCCGCACCGATCTGGCGGCGCAACTGCGCGCCCACGTCAACGCCGGCAAGCCGCTGCTCGCCGAATGCGGCGGCATGATGTCGGTGTTCGAACGCCTCGTCGATCTCGACGGGCAAAGCCACGCGATGTTCGGCCTGCTGGCCGGCCACACGGTCATGGGCAAGCGCCTCGCCGCGCTCGGCTCGCAGGAAGTCGCGCTGCCCGAAGGCACGCTGCGCGGCCACGCCTTCCATCATTCGCGCTGCGACAGCCCGCTGCCGCCGCTGGCGCAGGCGCAGAAGACCGACGGCCGGGTCGGCGAACCCGTCTGGCGCGCGCAGCGGCTGACCGCGTCGTACTTCCATTTCTACTTCCCCTCCAACCCGGCGGCCACCGCCGCGATGTTCCTGCCATGA
- the bluB gene encoding 5,6-dimethylbenzimidazole synthase has protein sequence MNDHAYSDAEREALWRALRERRDMRHFAAGATLPEGCLGRLIEAAHLAPSVGFMQPWRFLRVTDAALRTRIKALVEEERQFTASALPSRNEEFLQVKIDGIEECAELLIVTMMPDRERHIVGRRTLPEMDIASVGCAIQNMWLAARAEGIGLGWVSFFDPAALGELLQLPEGARPLAVLCIGPVDAFYPRPMFEDAGWGARLPQQDILYENTWPATATATPTAY, from the coding sequence ATGAACGATCACGCCTACTCCGACGCGGAACGCGAAGCGCTCTGGCGGGCGCTGCGGGAACGCCGCGACATGCGCCACTTCGCCGCCGGCGCGACGCTGCCGGAAGGCTGCCTCGGGCGCCTGATCGAGGCCGCGCATCTCGCGCCGTCGGTCGGCTTCATGCAGCCGTGGCGTTTCCTGCGCGTCACCGACGCTGCCTTGCGCACCCGGATCAAGGCGCTGGTCGAGGAAGAGCGGCAATTCACCGCGAGCGCGCTGCCGTCGCGCAACGAGGAATTCCTGCAGGTCAAGATCGACGGCATCGAAGAATGCGCCGAACTGCTCATCGTCACGATGATGCCCGATCGCGAACGCCACATCGTCGGCCGCCGCACACTGCCGGAAATGGACATCGCCTCGGTGGGCTGCGCGATCCAGAACATGTGGCTGGCCGCGCGTGCCGAAGGCATCGGCCTCGGCTGGGTGTCGTTCTTCGATCCGGCGGCGCTCGGCGAACTGCTGCAACTACCAGAGGGCGCACGTCCGCTCGCGGTGCTGTGCATCGGCCCGGTCGACGCCTTCTACCCGCGTCCGATGTTCGAGGATGCCGGCTGGGGTGCGCGCCTGCCGCAGCAAGACATCCTCTATGAAAACACCTGGCCGGCAACCGCCACCGCGACGCCGACGGCCTACTGA
- the cobA gene encoding uroporphyrinogen-III C-methyltransferase has product MTSPSPIGTVTLVGAGPGDPELLTLKAARLIREADVVVYDNLVGSGILDMIPSTTDRIYVGKKAGQHTLPQEDINRLLVDLARSGKNIVRLKGGDPFVFGRGGEEMEELIDAGFSVEIVPGITAALGAASSCHFPLTHRDHAQSCVFVTGHLKNHTIDLDWPALARPGQTLVFYMGITGLNIISGQLIAHGLPGDTPAAMIYKATHPEERFIPTTLANLEATAIAEAVKPPSLIVVGSVLTLAGKTSAASK; this is encoded by the coding sequence ATGACCTCTCCTTCCCCCATCGGAACCGTGACCCTCGTCGGCGCCGGCCCCGGCGACCCCGAACTGCTGACGCTCAAGGCGGCGCGCCTGATCCGCGAAGCCGACGTCGTCGTCTATGACAATCTCGTCGGCAGCGGCATCCTCGACATGATCCCGTCCACCACCGACCGCATCTACGTCGGCAAGAAGGCCGGACAGCACACGCTGCCGCAGGAGGACATCAACCGCCTGCTCGTCGACCTCGCCCGTTCGGGCAAGAACATCGTCCGCCTCAAGGGCGGCGACCCCTTCGTCTTCGGCCGCGGCGGCGAGGAAATGGAAGAGCTGATCGACGCCGGCTTCAGCGTCGAGATCGTGCCGGGCATCACCGCCGCACTCGGCGCCGCGTCGAGCTGCCACTTCCCGCTGACGCACCGCGACCACGCGCAAAGCTGCGTCTTCGTCACCGGCCACCTGAAGAACCACACGATCGACCTCGACTGGCCGGCGCTGGCGCGGCCGGGACAGACGCTGGTGTTCTACATGGGCATCACCGGTCTCAACATCATCTCGGGGCAGCTCATCGCCCACGGCCTGCCGGGCGACACGCCGGCGGCGATGATCTACAAGGCGACGCATCCCGAAGAGCGTTTCATCCCGACGACGCTGGCGAATCTCGAAGCGACGGCGATCGCCGAAGCGGTCAAGCCGCCGTCATTGATCGTGGTCGGCAGCGTGCTCACGCTGGCCGGAAAAACGTCCGCCGCATCAAAGTGA
- a CDS encoding NYN domain-containing protein, whose translation MKKQMYNIAVYIDMENVASTEFALEDLMSALLRADDEHNCIFVIKAAYGNQMTGKKTLKEQLIDHNFTLIDTPKIGAEKNRADLFISLDAFETLYLGNPKIDRYCFLTSDSDFTVIGDRLRKYGKEVWLVCRKRDKDRAILAKAFDTLLFLEDFAEAKIRTFDDAIENLFVKALRNIDRNKLPVNVSTANNKMKELDPSFDVSQTQYKNFMPLVREMTSRGHLRFSTSSGGENRITDILI comes from the coding sequence ATGAAAAAGCAGATGTACAACATTGCGGTTTACATCGACATGGAGAACGTCGCCTCAACCGAGTTTGCGCTGGAAGACTTGATGAGCGCGTTGCTCCGCGCAGATGACGAACACAACTGCATCTTCGTGATCAAGGCGGCCTACGGTAATCAGATGACTGGCAAGAAGACATTAAAAGAGCAGCTAATCGACCACAACTTTACGCTGATTGATACGCCGAAAATCGGTGCAGAAAAGAACAGGGCCGATCTCTTTATCAGTCTGGACGCTTTCGAAACGCTTTACCTCGGCAACCCAAAGATCGATCGTTACTGCTTTCTGACCAGTGACTCAGATTTCACGGTCATTGGTGACCGTTTGCGGAAGTACGGGAAGGAAGTCTGGTTGGTCTGTAGAAAGAGGGACAAAGATCGGGCTATTTTGGCTAAAGCCTTTGACACCTTGCTCTTTCTGGAGGATTTCGCTGAGGCAAAGATCAGAACTTTTGACGACGCAATCGAAAACCTCTTTGTCAAAGCGCTCCGCAACATCGATCGAAATAAGCTGCCGGTCAATGTCTCAACAGCCAATAACAAGATGAAGGAGCTTGACCCGAGCTTTGATGTTTCCCAGACGCAATACAAAAATTTCATGCCGTTAGTGAGGGAAATGACCAGCCGAGGGCATTTGAGATTTTCGACATCATCTGGTGGAGAAAATAGGATTACTGACATCCTCATTTAG
- a CDS encoding type IV toxin-antitoxin system AbiEi family antitoxin: MTESTHMEHVLIEQLLDSLRGLPDVHAELTQSESTIQATGRVDAKIDLHIAGRSIVLLVEAKKSVYPRDVRQALWQLRSLQHGRYADVQHLLIAESFSPGAKELLRTERIGYFDSGGSLFLPATGAYVYIDKPAPKTLEKSVRSLFSGRRAQVLYALLVNHEEWFGVTEVAERAQVAPSTASDVLSELERFDWLVSRGQGPSKERHLREPSALLDAWAKQFATQRAPVLRRYFVPGLKSDALIERLGHMFDAHQVAYAVSYEAAAQRYAPFLSGISQVRFRLLPSTSAETAMAELGARVVNEGANLAVIETKSAGELLFRQNVGGLWLASPVQVYLDLLRGEGRAKEMAEHLRKERIGF, encoded by the coding sequence ATGACCGAGTCGACCCACATGGAACATGTCCTGATCGAACAGCTCTTGGATTCACTCCGGGGGTTGCCGGACGTGCATGCCGAGCTGACTCAGTCGGAATCGACTATTCAGGCTACCGGCCGCGTCGACGCGAAGATTGATCTACACATTGCCGGTAGATCGATCGTCTTGCTGGTTGAGGCAAAGAAGTCCGTCTATCCCCGAGATGTGCGCCAGGCGTTATGGCAGTTGAGGTCGCTACAGCACGGTCGCTACGCCGATGTGCAGCACCTGCTGATCGCTGAGTCGTTCTCTCCGGGGGCGAAAGAACTGCTCAGAACCGAGCGCATCGGCTACTTCGATAGCGGTGGTAGCCTGTTCCTGCCGGCCACCGGTGCCTACGTCTACATCGACAAGCCGGCTCCGAAGACTTTGGAAAAGTCCGTGCGGTCGCTCTTCTCCGGGCGACGCGCCCAAGTTTTGTATGCGCTCCTGGTCAATCACGAGGAGTGGTTTGGTGTTACCGAAGTAGCCGAACGGGCGCAGGTGGCTCCATCCACGGCCTCGGACGTACTAAGCGAATTGGAGCGGTTCGACTGGTTGGTGTCGCGAGGACAGGGGCCGAGCAAGGAGCGGCATCTGCGCGAACCAAGTGCGTTGCTCGATGCTTGGGCGAAGCAGTTCGCCACTCAGCGGGCGCCCGTGCTGCGCCGGTACTTCGTACCCGGATTGAAATCTGATGCGCTGATCGAACGGCTCGGCCACATGTTCGATGCGCATCAGGTCGCTTACGCAGTGAGCTACGAAGCCGCTGCACAGCGCTATGCCCCCTTCTTGTCGGGCATCTCTCAGGTGCGATTTCGATTGCTACCCAGCACAAGTGCAGAGACGGCAATGGCTGAGCTGGGTGCGCGCGTCGTCAATGAAGGGGCGAACCTCGCGGTCATCGAGACAAAGTCGGCGGGAGAGTTGCTGTTTCGGCAAAACGTCGGGGGCCTTTGGTTGGCCAGTCCGGTCCAGGTCTATCTCGACCTCTTGCGCGGTGAAGGCCGCGCCAAGGAAATGGCAGAGCACTTACGCAAGGAAAGGATCGGATTCTGA
- a CDS encoding antitoxin produces the protein MAKPATFDGYSDQYTVDCERVLVTLLRGLGPWKESVYLIGGLTPRYLVAERPPVVPAHAGTLDVDIVIDLQILANTDAYHTLEDNLKKMGFERAVNSAGTKLSWRWQTRTEHGALMVLELLADAPDIAGGKVQPLPTEGTISALNIPHSSIVFDLHQVTEIQAELLGGNGVATEKVKHANLVSFTCLKSFAFDQRFERKDAHDLIYCIEHAPDGLDAVAKSFRAEQTGKHGEIIEASLAILRSRFADDEKVEGYRKDGPVAVARFELGEGDEAEQREARALRQRQASDVIAQLLDRVAQDEGDA, from the coding sequence ATGGCAAAACCTGCAACGTTCGACGGCTACAGCGACCAGTACACGGTGGACTGCGAACGCGTCCTCGTGACGCTGCTGCGCGGTCTCGGACCGTGGAAGGAGTCGGTCTACCTGATCGGGGGACTCACGCCGCGATATCTCGTTGCCGAGCGGCCTCCGGTAGTACCAGCGCACGCAGGCACTCTGGATGTGGACATCGTGATCGACCTGCAAATCCTAGCCAATACCGACGCGTATCACACACTCGAAGACAACCTCAAGAAGATGGGGTTCGAGCGGGCGGTGAACAGCGCCGGTACAAAGCTTTCCTGGCGTTGGCAGACCCGCACTGAACATGGTGCGTTGATGGTGCTGGAACTGTTGGCTGATGCGCCAGATATCGCTGGTGGCAAGGTGCAGCCGCTGCCGACCGAGGGCACCATCTCGGCGCTGAATATCCCGCACTCGTCCATCGTTTTCGACCTACATCAGGTCACGGAGATCCAGGCTGAACTGCTCGGTGGCAATGGGGTTGCTACAGAAAAGGTCAAGCACGCCAATCTGGTCAGCTTCACTTGTTTGAAGTCTTTCGCGTTTGATCAGCGCTTCGAACGCAAAGATGCCCACGACCTGATTTACTGCATCGAGCACGCACCCGACGGCCTAGATGCTGTGGCGAAGTCCTTTCGCGCGGAACAGACTGGCAAGCATGGCGAAATCATCGAGGCTTCGCTGGCAATTCTGCGGAGTCGGTTCGCAGACGACGAAAAAGTTGAAGGCTATCGGAAGGATGGGCCGGTGGCTGTTGCCAGGTTCGAGTTGGGGGAGGGGGATGAGGCAGAACAGCGTGAGGCGAGAGCATTGCGCCAAAGACAAGCGAGTGACGTGATCGCACAGCTTCTCGACCGGGTTGC